In the Plasmodium chabaudi chabaudi strain AS genome assembly, chromosome: 13 genome, one interval contains:
- a CDS encoding polyprenol reductase, putative, with protein MKNTICSLADSHLKQITLLKVICILYYVIGILILLISFFSKTITNWSLHGKNMFIKLEQDEEKYSCMIHRLKKWFDDIIISKKYFSHFYFVGLIINSAILLQDINEASRNNYNAYEHISKTNIMFEIHLLRRLLEQIFVVKTTSKSFMHILSYCLGVSFYLVTPFSLHNKNIHKITVLKLLSIILFIIGNLIQYDSHVRLAKLRSKALKNNESPYKVPYGGLFDFVSCPHYFSEILIYFSFFLSNLDIICLLNCLMVLLILIKNGIQTHRWYLKTMQDTYPKQRRIIFPFLF; from the exons ATGAAAAACACGATATGTTCTTTAGCGGATAGTCacttaaaacaaataactCTCCTTAAagttatatgcatattatattatgtcATAGGAATACTTATTTTacttatatcatttttttcgaaaACAATAACTAATTGGTCTTTacatggaaaaaatatgtttataaagTTAGAAcaagatgaagaaaaatacAGTTGTATGATTCAtagattaaaaaaatggtttgatgatattataatctcaaaaaaatatttctctcatttttattttgttggtttgataataaattcAGCTATATTACTACAA gATATTAATGAAGCATCTCGGAATAATTACAATG CATATGAGCACATATCTAAAACGAATATTATGTTTGAAATCCATTTGTTAAGAAGATTATTAGAACAAATATTTGTGGTGAAAACTACTTCTAAAtcttttatgcatattttatcatactGTCTAGGAGTAAG CTTCTACTTAGTCACTCCCTTTTCTTTgcataacaaaaatatacacaaaATTACAGTACTAAAATTGCTTTCGATTATACTATTCATTATTGGAAATTTAATTCAA TATGATTCTCATGTTCGCTTGGCCAAATTACGATCAAAAG CCctgaaaaataatgaatctCCATATAAAGTCCCATATGGTGGGCTTTTTGATTTTGTTAGTTGCCCCCATTATTTTAGTgaaattttgatatatttttcatttttcttatCAAATTTAGATATTATATG TCTTTTGAATTGCCTTATggttttattaattttaattaaaaatg GAATACAAACACATAGGTGGTATCTGAAAACTATGCAAGACACATACCCCAA acaaagaagaattatattcccttttctcttttaa
- a CDS encoding AP2 domain transcription factor, putative — protein sequence MFRKYCCAIMGYDNKITSNNSTELYVDKNKIIEKNRISKNDNTSNQEISCKSHNLLIENNSDNYQKSYKTCLYNHNFKEIEHNNYSTENNDKGVQNRDDIRYNYKKLNKPNFLDADSIECKPNYITKTCILKNTINDVINDKKNDQTSIFKEEIKKDKMENNFSYNNQENDCGNTNISLYNLDNKEGVNTRSNDASLTTLCSTEYIGNKNIEHNYISSSDNKQNLNSIDNINILNSTNNDLNGLHSYESTLKDYEKDYGANTDIESEEDTLAQLHIDLEKKERHKNVKRKCWEINQSDIVDDKINNIYRGSRNNKNYTCSQKIQMEYGHEDYAENNMNLKDEKEGKEGNTHSEKNKNTHIRTLKFHKGDKNLFLHFFNGYNKDCMNDSKRKKYTYMKEFVQNQINFYDFLLEIHKNVPLWGEYESNFFFHWKKIMEIRIEELKIYKLIFRSLYVESVKYLHFHILKIIIDELDELRKVHEPQYIKFILSESYKKNYESNFYKTSNIHPSMNEYIQPHHIKHIEKSMDVKKFIKSLDILQNSKQQPYIVQAIEIPSHIFNMYQNKLKDEVDFSFFNSEYDNNITIGEIQISANKQSFQKNTELKENTEQSNGLFKIKSEYFDNQQIENNSEFSANLYANTKLVRDEENEAKSATKNTQKISSKKKENYKVKKLNASINTKPKKRTGYYDLEIDGVVASFEARKGVYYDKSRKLWRANWKENGKIQTKGFSVNEYKSVQLARQKAIEWREMKEVQLLL from the exons atgtttcgAAAATATTGTTGTGCAATTATGGgttatgataataaaattacaaGTAATAATTCTACTGAATTATATGtagacaaaaataaaataatcgAGAAAAATCGTATATCTAAAAACGATAACACAAGCAATCAAGAAATATCATGTAAAAgtcataatttattaattgaaaataattcagataattatcaaaaaagttataaaacATGTTTATACaatcataattttaaagaaattgagcataataattatagcACTGAAAACAATGATAAGGGTGTCCAAAATAGGGATGATATaagatataattataaaaaattgaacaAACCGAATTTTTTAGATGCAGATTCAATTGAATGTAAACCTAattatattacaaaaaCTTGTATACTTAAAAATACGATCAATGAtgtaataaatgataagaAAAATGACCAAACTTCTATTTTTAAggaagaaattaaaaaggacaaaatggaaaataattttagcTACAATAACCAAGAAAATGACTGTGGGAATACGAATATATCCTTATATAACTTAGACAATAAAGAAGGAGTAAATACCCGTTCGAATGACGCGAGTTTGACTACCTTATGCAGTACTGAATAtataggaaataaaaatatcgaacacaattatatttcttccagtgataataaacaaaatttaaatagtattgataatataaatattctaaACAGTACTAATAATGATTTAAATGGTTTACATTCTTATGAAAGTACTTTAAAAGATTACGAAAAAGATTATGGAGCTAATACTGATATCGAAAGTGAAGAAGATACACTAGCACAGTTACATATAGATctggaaaaaaaagaaagacataaaaatgtaaagaGGAAATGTTGGGAAATTAATCAAAGTGATATTGTAGacgataaaataaataatatatatagaggtagtagaaataataaaaattatacttGTTCACAAAAGATACAAATGGAATATGGACATGAAGATTATgcagaaaataatatgaaccTAAAAGATGAAAAGGAAGGCAAAGAAGGGAATACCCACAGTGagaagaataaaaatactcATATACGAACATTAAAATTTCACAAAggtgataaaaatttgtttttacaCTTTTTTAATGGCTATAATAAAGATTGTATGAATGATAGTAAGAGAAagaaatatacatatatgaaaGAGTTTGTTCAAAatcaaattaatttttatgactTTTTATTAGAgattcataaaaatgtacCATTATGGGGAGAATATGaatccaattttttttttcattggAAAAAGATAATGGAAATACGAAttgaagaattaaaaatttataaattaatatttagaTCATTATATGTTGAATCtgttaaatatttacactTTCATatcttaaaaataattattgatGAACTTGATGAACTAAGAAAAGTGCATGAACcacaatatataaaatttatattatcagaaagttataaaaaaaattatgaatcaaacttttataaaacatCAAATATTCATCCTAGTATgaatgaatatatacaacCACATCATATAAAGCACATTGAAAAATCTATGgatgttaaaaaatttattaaatcatTAGACATATTACAAAACTCAAAACAACAACCATATATAGTTCAGGCTATCGAAATTCCttcacatatttttaatatgtatCAGAACAAGCTTAAAGATGAAGTagatttttcattttttaattctgaatatgataataacATAACTATTGGGGAAATTCAAATCTCTGCTAATAAACAAtcttttcaaaaaaatacagaGTTAAAGGAAAATACTGAACAGTCTAAtggattatttaaaataaaatcagaatattttgataatcaACAAATTGAGAATAATTCAGAATTTAGTGCCAATTTGTATGCCAACACCAAGCTTGTACGcgatgaagaaaatgaagcAAAATCGGCCACAAAAAATACCCAAAAAATTTCTTCaaagaaaaaggaaaattataaagtaaaaaaattaaatgcttccataaatacaaaaccaaaaaaaagaacaGGATATTATGATCTTGAGATTGATGGTGTTGTTGCATCTTTTGAAGCTAGAAAAGGGGTTTACTATGACAAATCAAGAAAATTGTGGAGAGCTAATTGGAaggaaaatggaaaaatacaAACAAAGGGGTTCTCTGTAAACg AGTATAAATCCGTTCAACTGGCTAGACAAAAGGCAATCGAATGGAGGGAAATGAAAGAAGTTCAACTTTTATTATGA
- a CDS encoding serine hydroxymethyltransferase, putative produces the protein MKIVKELCKKGKVKWRRYISSQSLQNYNSLKNVDEDNYNILSTYKNKSYLNLSVCNNVIPKYVHDCLVNNLNKNVTLNLEHLKIIEDRALAAFNLENKYWGCVFNTSSHSECTNSMDEYFLLKLFRNFVNYQSKIMIISFTLLDKETHEENNKEENRTDKNVLNEFYNILYIKNNDKINYMEIKNQYEQFKPDLIYIDETNNPYNFDYEFITTLRNMKSKINNNVNSEKEGVEDKSNTLVMTNISNKASFIIEKFISSPFSQADIVFSYLNENIRANNCYIIFYRKGFKNISTQGKLICYEYEEKLKKTFFQNNVNNIICSLSTSFKCIQNHEFKEYIHQINKNINVLFSYLNKKYFNIHFDQNNNFLNIACSNSLFNIQEYHMFCKKINILFDIININKSIYPQKSFNIGTNYLTALGMEEHDMKYVSEFINQSILLYLYTKQKSANSNLTFLEYLENNFISSDILALSNDIHSFVSMFPSPS, from the coding sequence atgaaaattgtTAAAGAACTCTGTAAAAAGGGGAAAGTAAAATGGCGAAGATATATCAGCTCCCAGTCTTTACAAAATTACAacagtttaaaaaatgtagatgaggataattataatattttatcaacatataaaaataaaagttatttaaatttatcagTATGCAATAATGTCATACCTAAATATGTGCATGATTGCTTAGTCaataatttgaataaaaatgttactCTTAATTTGGagcatttaaaaataattgagGATAGAGCTTTAGCGGCATTTAATTTGGAGAATAAATATTGGGGATGTGTATTTAATACTTCTAGCCATTCAGAATGTACCAATTCAATGGATGagtattttcttttaaagctttttagaaattttgtaaattatcaaagcaaaataatgattataTCATTCACACTTTTGGACAAAGAGACtcatgaagaaaataataaagaggAAAATAGAACAGATAAAAATGTCCTTAACGAattttacaatattttatatataaaaaataatgataaaattaattatatggaaataaaaaatcaataCGAGCAATTTAAGCCAGACTTAATTTACATAGACGAAACAAATAACCCATATAATTTCGATTACGAATTTATTACAACTTTGAGAAATATGAAgagcaaaataaataataatgttaatAGTGAAAAGGAAGGTGTAGAAGATAAAAGCAATACACTAGTAATGACAAACATAAGTAATAAAGCCAGTTTCATTATTGAAAAGTTTATTTCATCCCCCTTTTCACAAGCAGACATCGTTTTTTCCTATttgaatgaaaatattcgTGCAAATAATtgttacataattttttatagaaaaggatttaaaaatattagtaCACAAGGtaaattaatttgttatgaatatgaagagaagttaaaaaaaacattttttcaaaataatgtaaataacATAATTTGTTCATTATCAACATCATTTAAATGCATACAAAATCATGaatttaaagaatatatacaccaaataaataaaaatattaatgtcttattttcatatttaaataaaaagtatttcaatatacattttgatcaaaataacaattttttaaacattgCATGCTCTAATtcactttttaatattcaAGAGTATCATATGttttgcaaaaaaataaatatactttttgatattataaacataaataaaagcatATATCCACAAaaatcttttaatatagGAACGAATTATTTAACAGCTTTAGGAATGGAAGAACATGATATGAAATATGTGTctgaatttataaatcaatcaattttattatatttatatacaaaacaaaaatcCGCAAATTCAAACttaacatttttagaatacttggaaaataattttatatcatcTGACATTTTGGCACTTTCTAATGATATACATTCTTTCGTTTCTATGTTTCCATCCCCATCATAA